One stretch of Halobaculum marinum DNA includes these proteins:
- a CDS encoding UPF0058 family protein yields the protein MHKDELLELHEQMVTIMEHFSAREEVDEALFEPYHELSVDPSHVHKSKSEHKHAVFVLGNALATAMSDDEFSNAGRVGKRMEELADDAESKL from the coding sequence ATGCACAAGGACGAACTCCTCGAACTCCACGAGCAGATGGTTACGATCATGGAGCACTTTTCGGCCCGCGAGGAGGTCGACGAGGCCCTGTTCGAGCCGTACCACGAACTGAGCGTCGACCCCTCGCACGTCCACAAGTCCAAGAGCGAGCACAAACACGCCGTGTTCGTGCTGGGCAACGCGCTCGCGACCGCCATGTCCGACGACGAGTTCTCCAACGCCGGCCGCGTCGGCAAGCGCATGGAGGAACTGGCGGACGACGCCGAGTCGAAGCTCTGA
- a CDS encoding ribbon-helix-helix domain-containing protein produces MPKVEITVPEHLEMQIAQMVEQGEFVNREEAIEELISTGMKAYKTSGPQDAETEPGFEDDGMMGHEDEYVF; encoded by the coding sequence ATGCCGAAAGTCGAGATCACGGTCCCGGAGCACCTCGAGATGCAGATCGCCCAGATGGTCGAACAGGGTGAGTTCGTCAATCGGGAGGAGGCGATCGAGGAGCTGATCTCAACCGGGATGAAGGCGTACAAGACGAGCGGACCGCAGGACGCGGAGACGGAACCGGGCTTCGAGGACGACGGGATGATGGGCCACGAAGACGAGTACGTCTTCTGA
- a CDS encoding DUF4112 domain-containing protein, protein MAPVRGERPAAEGDAHALRADGGVALADRPAETLVDDALSAARLRRARRIAHLLDDSIKVPLVPYRIGFDAVAGLVPVVGDAVGSLVGLLVVWQAFRLGARKRTLALMLLYVAVDYLVGSLPFVGDILDATMKLNLRNVHRLERELARRD, encoded by the coding sequence ATGGCGCCTGTACGCGGCGAGCGACCAGCCGCCGAAGGCGACGCGCACGCACTCCGCGCCGACGGCGGGGTGGCGCTCGCGGACCGACCCGCGGAGACGCTCGTCGACGACGCCCTCTCGGCGGCACGACTCCGCCGCGCCCGTCGGATCGCCCACCTCCTCGACGACTCGATCAAGGTGCCGCTGGTCCCCTACCGGATCGGGTTCGACGCCGTCGCGGGGCTCGTCCCCGTCGTCGGCGACGCCGTCGGTTCGCTGGTGGGGCTCCTCGTCGTCTGGCAGGCGTTCCGACTGGGCGCACGCAAGCGGACGCTGGCACTGATGCTGCTGTACGTCGCGGTCGACTACCTGGTCGGCTCGCTCCCGTTCGTGGGCGACATCCTCGACGCGACGATGAAGCTCAACCTCCGGAACGTTCACAGACTCGAACGAGAACTCGCGCGGCGTGACTGA